One genomic segment of Pseudorasbora parva isolate DD20220531a chromosome 6, ASM2467924v1, whole genome shotgun sequence includes these proteins:
- the phf20b gene encoding PHD finger protein 20b isoform X5 produces the protein MTKSPPHRRGITFEVGSQLEARDSLKNWYAASIEKIDYEDEKVLIHYRQWSHRYDEWFDWSSPYLRPVERIQLRKQGLNERQSAPVSTSCQTVLNHSGSAWAKLHSDSLCCTIIYRCFSSQGFQVNQKVLASWSDCRYYPAKILSRDKDGFYTVKFFDGVIKTVKGIKVKPFRKESSGGKTNQQARKRRDQNGKEWKTKENSNSRSNGSRHSTSDQDGESGSDEDEDDTTAMDEARDLQNGRESESTDSKIVDESELKSAEHNEKQPSEEDKTETLENGEGANQPEEKETNGGQDETKELQNGIDKNEEDKKEKEEVSDGSPSLPRRTRSRMADAKDVEKPNGPELRKRRASTGQMPPSKRSRANSSTDKNSPSQIKPVKTESVSEPSESKEDPTSPAGNTAPTEEAGSTPDLAAAIKRQVHLPTTNKYSREPLYRVIKNQPPPILSIELDHNLFKCKIAGCLKSFRKASLLHYHMKYYHAQSDPSPPRCVQTRSTEKQNLSQETPRRRRTVSASHREDSSSDLSSDSPVWSEDESDTELDMNMPLSEQGVETISHSSEIVRCICEVQEENDFMIQCDECLCWQHGTCMGLYEDSVPDSYSCYICRDPPAQRQSQRYWYDKDWLSSGHMYGLSFLEENYSHQNSKKVTAAHQLLGDVHRVFEVLNGLQLKMSILQTQAHPDLKLWRQPWKPVDGLRRKAAGDSGIVTPFPPSPPEMGVSEFETLKSEVPSPVETHCSFQDSYISSDHCYQKPRTYYPAVERRLVVETRGGSELEDSLRSTEDLLEMAEQRYSMPLDHDQHKLQLAERSFSKELECRMKRLVSAEQEKSCGVEIKEEEPDPVTPDTKPDPDLVLHQQWQLNLLEHIEAVQDEVTHRMDLIERELDVLESWLDYTGELEPPDPLARLPQLKHRIRQLLTDLGTVQQIALCSSSS, from the exons ATGACAAAGAGCCCTCCTCACAGGCGTGGGATCACGTTCGAGGTGGGATCGCAGCTGGAGGCGAGGGACAGTCTGAAGAACTG GTACGCAGCTAGCATTGAGAAGATCGACTATGAAGACGAGAAGGTTCTGATCCACTACAGACAGTGGAGTCATCGTTATGATGAATGGTTTGACTGGAGCAGTCCGTACCTAAGACCTGTGGAACGAATACAGCTTAGGAAACAAGGTCTCAATGAACGGCAGAGCGCTCCAGTGAGTACTTCCTGTCAAACTGTGCTGAATCACTCAGGGTCTGCATGGGCAAAGTTACACTCTGACTCATTATGTTGCACGATTATATATAGATGTTTTTCTTCTCAGGGCTTTCAAGTCAACCAGAAAGTTCTCGCCAGCTGGTCAGACTGTCGATACTACCCTGCAAAGATCCTGTCCCGGGACAAAGATG GTTTCTACACGGTGAAGTTTTTTGATGGAGTCATAAAGACAGTTAAGGGGATTAAGGTGAAGCCGTTCCGCAAGGAG AGCTCTGGTGGCAAGACCAATCAGCAAGCTCGAAAGCGGAGGgatcagaatgggaaagaatgGAAGACTAAGGAGAACAGCAACAGCAGAAGTAATGGCTCGAGACACAGCACTTCAGACCAGGACGGAGAGAGCGGGTCAGACGAGGATGAAGACGACACCACAGCGATGGATGAGGCCAGAGATCTCCAGAATGGCAGAGAGAGTGAAAGCACAGATAGTAAGATAGTTGACGAATCAGAGCTGAAATCTGCAGAGCACAATGAAAAACAGCCCAGCGAAGAAGACAAGACAGAGACGCTTGAGAATGGAGAAGGAGCGAACCAACCAGAGGAGAAAGAGACGAATGGAGGACAGGACGAGACCAAAGAGCTTCAAAATGGCATTGACAAGAACGAAGAGGACAAGAAAGAGAAGGAAGAAGTATCAGATGGAAGTCCCAGTCTGCCCAGAAGGACACGGAGCAGGATGGCAGATG CAAAAGATGTGGAAAAGCCCAACGGTCCAGAACTGAGGAAGAGACGTGCATCAACAGGACAGATGCCACCTTCCAAAAGAAGCAGAGCCAATTCAAGCACAG ACAAAAACAGTCCATCTCAAATCAAGCCGGTGAAAACGGAATCTGTCTCAGAACCTTCCGAGAGTAAGGAAGACCCAACCAGTCCTGCAGGAAATACAGCACCCACAGAAGAGGCAGGATCTACACCTGATCTTG CTGCAGCCATCAAACGGCAAGTCCACCTTCCAACCACAAACAAGTACAGCAGAGAACCAT TGTACAGGGTCATCAAAAACCAACCTCCTCCTATCCTGTCCATTGAGCTGGACCATAACCTGTTCAAATGCAAGATCGCAGGCTGCCTCAAGTCTTTCCGCAAAGCGTCTCTGCTGCACTACCACATGAAGTACTATCACGCACAGAGCGACCCGAGCCCCCCTCGCTGCGTCCAGACGCGCTCCACAGAAAAACAGAACCTCAGCCAGGAGACCCCTCGCAGGCGCCGCACTGTCTCGGCTTCCCACC GGGAAGACAGCAGCAGTGATTTGTCTTCAGACAGTCCTGTATGGAGTGAGGATGAATCTGACACCGAGCTCGATATGAACATGCCCCTCTCCGAGCAGGGTGTGGAAACCATCTCTCACAGCTCTGAGATTGTGCGCTGTATTTGTGAAGTGCAGGAGGAGAACGACTTCATGATACAG TGTGATGAGTGTTTGTGCTGGCAGCATGGGACGTGTATGGGTCTGTATGAAGACAGTGTGCCAGACAGCTACAGCTGCTACATCTGCAGAGACCCACCAG CTCAGAGGCAGAGTCAAAGATACTGGTACGATAAAGACTGGCTGAGCAGCGGTCACATGTATGGCTTGTCTTTCCTGGAGGAGAACTACTCCCACCAGAACAGTAAGAAAGTGACAGCCGCCCATCAGCTTCTAGGAGATGTCCACCGTGTGTTTGAGGTCCTGAACGGCCTTCAGCTCAAGATGAGCATCCTACA GACACAAGCCCATCCAGACCTAAAGCTCTGGCGGCAGCCCTGGAAACCTGTAGATGGCCTACGGAGGAAGGCGGCAGGTGATTCCGGCATAGTTACTCCCTTCCCTCCCTCACCCCCTGAAATGGGAGTGAGCGAATTTGAGACGTTGAAAAGCGAAGTCCCATCGCCCGTGGAGACGCATTGCTCTTTCCAGGACTCGTACATTAGCAGCGATCACTGCTACCAGAAGCCGCGCACATACTACCCAGCGGTGGAGAGAAGACTTGTAGTGGAGACGCGGGGCGGTTCTGAGCTGGAGGACAGTCTTAGGAGTACTGAGGACCTACTAGAGATGGCTGAGCAGAGGTACAGCATGCCTTTGGACCATGACCAGCACAAGCTTCAGCTGGCCGAACGCTCTTTTAGTAAG GAGCTGGAGTGCCGTATGAAACGACTGGTTTCGGCTGAGCAGGAAAAGAGTTGTGGGGTGGAAATCAAGGAAGAGGAGCCTGACCCTGTGACCCCTGACACAAAGCCTGACCCTGATCTTGTGCTGCACCAGCAGTGGCAACTGAACCTGCTGGAGCACATAGAAGCAGTGCAGGACGAAGTGACGCACAGAATGGACCTTATTGAGCGAGAACTAGACG TGCTGGAGAGTTGGCTAGACTACACAGGTGAGCTGGAACCTCCAGATCCGCTGGCGCGCCTCCCTCAACTGAAACATCGCATCAGACAACTCCTGACTGACCTGGGAACAGTCCAGCAGATCGCACTCTGCTCCTCATCCTCTTGA
- the phf20b gene encoding PHD finger protein 20b isoform X4, with protein MTKSPPHRRGITFEVGSQLEARDSLKNWYAASIEKIDYEDEKVLIHYRQWSHRYDEWFDWSSPYLRPVERIQLRKQGLNERQSAPGFQVNQKVLASWSDCRYYPAKILSRDKDGFYTVKFFDGVIKTVKGIKVKPFRKESSGGKTNQQARKRRDQNGKEWKTKENSNSRSNGSRHSTSDQDGESGSDEDEDDTTAMDEARDLQNGRESESTDSKIVDESELKSAEHNEKQPSEEDKTETLENGEGANQPEEKETNGGQDETKELQNGIDKNEEDKKEKEEVSDGSPSLPRRTRSRMADAKDVEKPNGPELRKRRASTGQMPPSKRSRANSSTDKNSPSQIKPVKTESVSEPSESKEDPTSPAGNTAPTEEAGSTPDLAAAIKRQVHLPTTNKYSREPLYRVIKNQPPPILSIELDHNLFKCKIAGCLKSFRKASLLHYHMKYYHAQSDPSPPRCVQTRSTEKQNLSQETPRRRRTVSASHHTPSPLSDSKSGHTLSPPAVGSMHRQRSATLGAERSKENQHFNRSLHDDRDWVAKETAVKERERLREKRQRDFFRIKLKKKKKKKRKSKSGEDSSSDLSSDSPVWSEDESDTELDMNMPLSEQGVETISHSSEIVRCICEVQEENDFMIQCDECLCWQHGTCMGLYEDSVPDSYSCYICRDPPAQRQSQRYWYDKDWLSSGHMYGLSFLEENYSHQNSKKVTAAHQLLGDVHRVFEVLNGLQLKMSILQTQAHPDLKLWRQPWKPVDGLRRKAAGDSGIVTPFPPSPPEMGVSEFETLKSEVPSPVETHCSFQDSYISSDHCYQKPRTYYPAVERRLVVETRGGSELEDSLRSTEDLLEMAEQRYSMPLDHDQHKLQLAERSFSKELECRMKRLVSAEQEKSCGVEIKEEEPDPVTPDTKPDPDLVLHQQWQLNLLEHIEAVQDEVTHRMDLIERELDVLESWLDYTGELEPPDPLARLPQLKHRIRQLLTDLGTVQQIALCSSSS; from the exons ATGACAAAGAGCCCTCCTCACAGGCGTGGGATCACGTTCGAGGTGGGATCGCAGCTGGAGGCGAGGGACAGTCTGAAGAACTG GTACGCAGCTAGCATTGAGAAGATCGACTATGAAGACGAGAAGGTTCTGATCCACTACAGACAGTGGAGTCATCGTTATGATGAATGGTTTGACTGGAGCAGTCCGTACCTAAGACCTGTGGAACGAATACAGCTTAGGAAACAAGGTCTCAATGAACGGCAGAGCGCTCCA GGCTTTCAAGTCAACCAGAAAGTTCTCGCCAGCTGGTCAGACTGTCGATACTACCCTGCAAAGATCCTGTCCCGGGACAAAGATG GTTTCTACACGGTGAAGTTTTTTGATGGAGTCATAAAGACAGTTAAGGGGATTAAGGTGAAGCCGTTCCGCAAGGAG AGCTCTGGTGGCAAGACCAATCAGCAAGCTCGAAAGCGGAGGgatcagaatgggaaagaatgGAAGACTAAGGAGAACAGCAACAGCAGAAGTAATGGCTCGAGACACAGCACTTCAGACCAGGACGGAGAGAGCGGGTCAGACGAGGATGAAGACGACACCACAGCGATGGATGAGGCCAGAGATCTCCAGAATGGCAGAGAGAGTGAAAGCACAGATAGTAAGATAGTTGACGAATCAGAGCTGAAATCTGCAGAGCACAATGAAAAACAGCCCAGCGAAGAAGACAAGACAGAGACGCTTGAGAATGGAGAAGGAGCGAACCAACCAGAGGAGAAAGAGACGAATGGAGGACAGGACGAGACCAAAGAGCTTCAAAATGGCATTGACAAGAACGAAGAGGACAAGAAAGAGAAGGAAGAAGTATCAGATGGAAGTCCCAGTCTGCCCAGAAGGACACGGAGCAGGATGGCAGATG CAAAAGATGTGGAAAAGCCCAACGGTCCAGAACTGAGGAAGAGACGTGCATCAACAGGACAGATGCCACCTTCCAAAAGAAGCAGAGCCAATTCAAGCACAG ACAAAAACAGTCCATCTCAAATCAAGCCGGTGAAAACGGAATCTGTCTCAGAACCTTCCGAGAGTAAGGAAGACCCAACCAGTCCTGCAGGAAATACAGCACCCACAGAAGAGGCAGGATCTACACCTGATCTTG CTGCAGCCATCAAACGGCAAGTCCACCTTCCAACCACAAACAAGTACAGCAGAGAACCAT TGTACAGGGTCATCAAAAACCAACCTCCTCCTATCCTGTCCATTGAGCTGGACCATAACCTGTTCAAATGCAAGATCGCAGGCTGCCTCAAGTCTTTCCGCAAAGCGTCTCTGCTGCACTACCACATGAAGTACTATCACGCACAGAGCGACCCGAGCCCCCCTCGCTGCGTCCAGACGCGCTCCACAGAAAAACAGAACCTCAGCCAGGAGACCCCTCGCAGGCGCCGCACTGTCTCGGCTTCCCACC ATACTCCCTCTCCTCTGAGCGACAGTAAGTCAGGTCACACTCTGTCGCCCCCTGCTGTCGGCAGCATGCACCGGCAGCGCTCGGCCACACTGGGTGCAGAGAGGAGCAAAGAGAACCAACACTTCAACCGCTCGCTGCATGACGACAGAGACTGGGTTGCCAAGGAAACAG CGGTGAAAGAAAGGGAACGGCTGAGAGAGAAGCGGCAGAGGGATTTCTTCCGCATCAAactgaagaaaaagaagaagaagaaaaggaaGTCTAAGTCAG GGGAAGACAGCAGCAGTGATTTGTCTTCAGACAGTCCTGTATGGAGTGAGGATGAATCTGACACCGAGCTCGATATGAACATGCCCCTCTCCGAGCAGGGTGTGGAAACCATCTCTCACAGCTCTGAGATTGTGCGCTGTATTTGTGAAGTGCAGGAGGAGAACGACTTCATGATACAG TGTGATGAGTGTTTGTGCTGGCAGCATGGGACGTGTATGGGTCTGTATGAAGACAGTGTGCCAGACAGCTACAGCTGCTACATCTGCAGAGACCCACCAG CTCAGAGGCAGAGTCAAAGATACTGGTACGATAAAGACTGGCTGAGCAGCGGTCACATGTATGGCTTGTCTTTCCTGGAGGAGAACTACTCCCACCAGAACAGTAAGAAAGTGACAGCCGCCCATCAGCTTCTAGGAGATGTCCACCGTGTGTTTGAGGTCCTGAACGGCCTTCAGCTCAAGATGAGCATCCTACA GACACAAGCCCATCCAGACCTAAAGCTCTGGCGGCAGCCCTGGAAACCTGTAGATGGCCTACGGAGGAAGGCGGCAGGTGATTCCGGCATAGTTACTCCCTTCCCTCCCTCACCCCCTGAAATGGGAGTGAGCGAATTTGAGACGTTGAAAAGCGAAGTCCCATCGCCCGTGGAGACGCATTGCTCTTTCCAGGACTCGTACATTAGCAGCGATCACTGCTACCAGAAGCCGCGCACATACTACCCAGCGGTGGAGAGAAGACTTGTAGTGGAGACGCGGGGCGGTTCTGAGCTGGAGGACAGTCTTAGGAGTACTGAGGACCTACTAGAGATGGCTGAGCAGAGGTACAGCATGCCTTTGGACCATGACCAGCACAAGCTTCAGCTGGCCGAACGCTCTTTTAGTAAG GAGCTGGAGTGCCGTATGAAACGACTGGTTTCGGCTGAGCAGGAAAAGAGTTGTGGGGTGGAAATCAAGGAAGAGGAGCCTGACCCTGTGACCCCTGACACAAAGCCTGACCCTGATCTTGTGCTGCACCAGCAGTGGCAACTGAACCTGCTGGAGCACATAGAAGCAGTGCAGGACGAAGTGACGCACAGAATGGACCTTATTGAGCGAGAACTAGACG TGCTGGAGAGTTGGCTAGACTACACAGGTGAGCTGGAACCTCCAGATCCGCTGGCGCGCCTCCCTCAACTGAAACATCGCATCAGACAACTCCTGACTGACCTGGGAACAGTCCAGCAGATCGCACTCTGCTCCTCATCCTCTTGA